The Lysinibacillus pakistanensis genome includes a window with the following:
- a CDS encoding MBOAT family O-acyltransferase has product MLFNSFEFIFLFLPITFIVYFLLNRCRNQQIAIYWLVLSSLLFYGYFKLTYLIIITISIVVNFALSRVINNTNSRSRKTYMIIGVIFNILILCYYKYTDFFIGNINSLFGTNFALLHLLLPLGLSFITFQQIAFIVDSYRDGTAHYKFSHYALFILFFPQLIAGPIVQHDEMLPQYDTKGNRKIIHEHVARGLFIFAIGLVKKVVIADTVGVWANEGFANYSNLSFIEAWITSLSYTVQLYYDFSGYSDMAIGLALLFNIKLPVNFYSPYKARNIQEFWKKWHMTLNRFLTTYVYFPLGGSHKGAFRTYINILIIFFISGFWHGAGWNFILWGLLHGFASVVVRLFSRTGIKLPYLLSWFMTFQFVNITWVYFRATSIEQANTIIAKMLTPNMVAISNFFTEPHTNFVQMEAFNILGLSFSNPIVIVVGLLITLVIAFTALNSIQLMDKMKFNWGAIIYTQFMIALVLVSIYYMQKNSIFLYFNF; this is encoded by the coding sequence ATGCTTTTTAATTCCTTTGAATTTATTTTCTTGTTTTTACCTATAACATTTATTGTCTATTTTTTATTAAACCGTTGCAGGAACCAGCAAATTGCAATTTATTGGTTAGTACTGAGCTCTTTGCTTTTTTACGGCTATTTTAAGTTAACTTATTTAATAATCATCACGATCTCAATAGTTGTAAACTTTGCTTTAAGTCGGGTGATTAATAATACCAATAGTCGTTCGAGAAAAACGTATATGATTATTGGCGTCATCTTCAATATTTTAATTCTTTGTTACTATAAATATACCGATTTCTTTATTGGTAATATAAATAGTTTATTTGGTACAAATTTTGCACTGCTGCACTTATTGCTACCGTTAGGACTTAGTTTTATTACATTCCAACAGATTGCTTTTATTGTTGATAGTTATCGTGATGGAACAGCTCATTATAAATTTAGTCATTATGCCCTGTTCATTTTGTTTTTCCCGCAGTTAATTGCAGGGCCAATTGTTCAACATGATGAAATGCTTCCACAGTATGATACTAAGGGAAATCGTAAAATTATTCATGAACATGTTGCACGAGGTTTATTTATTTTTGCAATTGGTTTAGTCAAGAAGGTTGTTATTGCTGATACGGTTGGCGTATGGGCGAATGAAGGCTTTGCCAATTATAGTAACTTAAGTTTTATAGAAGCTTGGATTACCTCATTATCATATACAGTGCAACTTTATTATGATTTTAGTGGGTATTCTGATATGGCGATCGGTTTAGCATTATTATTTAATATTAAACTGCCAGTAAATTTCTACTCTCCTTATAAAGCACGTAATATTCAGGAGTTTTGGAAAAAGTGGCATATGACGTTGAACCGGTTTTTAACTACATATGTATATTTTCCATTAGGTGGTAGTCATAAAGGGGCTTTTAGAACCTATATAAATATATTAATTATTTTCTTCATCAGTGGATTTTGGCATGGTGCAGGATGGAATTTTATTTTATGGGGACTTCTTCATGGCTTTGCGTCTGTTGTTGTGAGACTTTTTAGTAGAACAGGTATTAAGCTTCCGTATTTACTTTCGTGGTTTATGACTTTCCAATTTGTTAATATCACTTGGGTATATTTCCGTGCAACAAGTATTGAGCAAGCGAATACTATTATAGCCAAAATGTTAACGCCAAACATGGTAGCTATATCTAATTTCTTTACGGAGCCGCACACTAATTTTGTTCAAATGGAAGCCTTTAATATTTTGGGACTATCATTCAGTAATCCAATAGTGATTGTTGTAGGACTCTTAATTACACTTGTTATTGCATTTACGGCATTAAATTCTATTCAATTAATGGATAAGATGAAATTTAATTGGGGAGCAATCATTTATACGCAATTTATGATTGCACTAGTACTAGTATCGATTTACTATATGCAAAAAAATAGTATATTTTTATATTTTAATTTCTAA